Proteins encoded together in one Xylanivirga thermophila window:
- a CDS encoding DUF3343 domain-containing protein, whose amino-acid sequence MPYNETFDIVAFRSRSHALKFCQILNQEGCAARIISTPKEIALGCGLSARFEPYVTPRAIEIYKRFNLPIIGFYHIERMGSITNIKRIHHESTF is encoded by the coding sequence ATGCCATATAATGAAACTTTTGATATAGTTGCTTTTAGATCAAGGAGCCATGCACTTAAATTTTGTCAAATACTAAATCAAGAAGGATGCGCCGCCAGGATAATATCTACTCCAAAGGAAATCGCGTTGGGCTGTGGCCTATCGGCGAGATTCGAACCATATGTAACACCGCGAGCTATAGAAATATATAAAAGATTTAATTTACCTATAATAGGATTTTATCATATAGAGAGAATGGGTAGCATCACGAATATAAAGCGTATACATCATGAGTCTACTTTTTAA
- a CDS encoding Mrp/NBP35 family ATP-binding protein produces the protein MTQGFEKLSNKYGNIKNVIAIMSGKGGVGKSSVTALTAVFLRQKGYKVAILDADVTGPSIPKLFGLRDKARGTETAILPSETATGIKVMSTNLLLDAEDQPVIWRGPIIAGVIKQFYEDVMWGDVDFMLVDLPPGTGDVPLTVMQSLPLDGIIVVSSPQQLVDMIVKKAIHMAQDMNVPILGIVENMSYIKCPKCGEEISLFGKSTAPQTANNMGIPFLGGLPILPDVAELSDEGRIELVNNIHTDFFEEIGDKLIKSFDIK, from the coding sequence ATGACACAGGGTTTTGAAAAGTTATCTAACAAATATGGCAATATAAAAAATGTAATAGCTATTATGAGTGGTAAGGGAGGCGTGGGAAAATCGTCTGTAACTGCCCTTACTGCAGTTTTCCTTAGACAGAAGGGGTATAAGGTAGCTATACTGGATGCAGATGTAACAGGGCCTAGTATTCCTAAGTTATTTGGCTTAAGAGATAAGGCTAGAGGTACGGAAACGGCCATATTACCATCTGAAACAGCGACAGGTATAAAGGTAATGTCTACAAATTTATTATTAGATGCAGAGGATCAGCCAGTTATATGGAGGGGTCCTATTATAGCAGGTGTGATAAAGCAATTTTATGAAGATGTTATGTGGGGGGATGTGGACTTTATGTTAGTTGATCTCCCGCCTGGAACAGGTGATGTACCCCTTACAGTTATGCAATCACTACCATTAGATGGTATAATTGTAGTATCATCTCCTCAACAGTTAGTAGATATGATAGTAAAAAAGGCAATACATATGGCCCAGGATATGAATGTGCCCATACTTGGAATAGTGGAAAACATGAGTTATATAAAATGCCCCAAATGTGGAGAGGAGATATCCCTATTTGGTAAAAGTACTGCTCCTCAAACTGCTAATAATATGGGCATACCTTTCTTAGGTGGGCTTCCTATACTGCCGGATGTAGCAGAATTAAGTGATGAAGGACGAATAGAGCTGGTAAATAATATACATACAGATTTCTTTGAAGAAATTGGAGATAAATTAATTAAATCCTTTGATATAAAATAG
- a CDS encoding putative bifunctional diguanylate cyclase/phosphodiesterase has translation MNRGRSFYYDSLTDLPNGKYFSEKFSNKISQNSAVSQKSAVLIIDIDNFGSINEVIGYEYGDRILLEASNRLKVCLFDNSSLFRLGDDTFLIYQNNIAKVEDVSEFAKTILTAFNEPWQIEGYSFYITVSIGISIYPDDGISPHVLISNSKVAMEMAKQSGKNNYTFFEHSMHQVRLNRAYIERSLRRAVNNMDFMLYYQPLVDVNMGKIVCLEALLRWFHPKRGLISPSEFIPIAEETRLIIPIGEWVMRSACKQLKEWHDEGRTTCRVSINISPMQIRLPNFVDMVMGILDETGLEPEYLELEVTESILINSLDDTIEKLYKLKDYGITISIDDFGTGYSSLGYLNKLPVQNLKIDKSFIDNIKDYDQMAIVKFIINMSHALGLEVTAEGVETMDQYEYLVAQKCDRIQGYLFSRPLSNASISRMFIQKKNGFR, from the coding sequence ATGAATAGGGGCAGGAGTTTTTATTATGATTCTTTGACCGATTTGCCAAATGGCAAGTATTTTAGTGAAAAATTCAGCAACAAAATATCGCAAAATTCTGCAGTATCCCAAAAGAGTGCTGTTTTGATCATTGATATTGATAATTTTGGCTCTATAAATGAAGTTATAGGCTATGAATATGGGGATAGGATATTATTAGAAGCTTCAAACAGATTAAAGGTCTGTCTATTTGATAATTCTTCTTTATTTAGGCTTGGTGATGATACTTTTTTAATATATCAAAACAATATAGCTAAAGTCGAAGATGTATCAGAGTTTGCTAAAACGATATTGACTGCATTTAACGAGCCATGGCAAATAGAAGGCTATAGTTTTTATATAACCGTAAGCATAGGAATCTCCATATACCCCGATGATGGTATAAGCCCACATGTGCTCATAAGCAATTCAAAGGTTGCCATGGAGATGGCCAAGCAATCGGGGAAAAATAACTACACCTTTTTTGAACATTCTATGCACCAAGTTCGACTTAATAGGGCCTACATAGAGCGTAGTTTGCGTAGGGCAGTAAATAATATGGATTTTATGCTTTATTATCAACCTCTGGTGGATGTAAATATGGGTAAGATAGTATGCTTAGAGGCATTGCTTAGATGGTTTCATCCTAAAAGGGGACTTATATCTCCATCAGAATTTATTCCAATTGCAGAAGAAACGAGGCTAATAATCCCCATAGGAGAATGGGTCATGCGTAGTGCATGTAAGCAGCTTAAAGAATGGCATGATGAAGGGCGTACAACATGCAGGGTGTCAATTAATATATCTCCCATGCAGATTAGATTACCAAACTTTGTTGATATGGTTATGGGGATTTTAGATGAGACTGGTCTTGAGCCGGAATATCTGGAATTGGAAGTAACGGAAAGTATATTGATAAATTCTTTGGATGATACGATTGAAAAATTATACAAGCTAAAAGATTATGGCATTACTATTTCCATAGATGATTTTGGTACAGGATATTCTTCTTTAGGATATCTCAATAAATTACCAGTGCAAAATTTAAAGATTGACAAGAGCTTTATAGATAATATAAAAGATTATGACCAAATGGCCATAGTAAAATTTATAATAAACATGTCCCATGCCCTTGGATTGGAAGTAACTGCAGAAGGCGTAGAAACAATGGATCAGTATGAATATCTGGTTGCCCAGAAATGCGATAGAATACAAGGTTATTTATTCAGCAGACCATTATCAAATGCAAGCATTTCTCGTATGTTTATACAAAAAAAGAATGGATTTAGGTAA
- a CDS encoding sensor domain-containing diguanylate cyclase/phosphohydrolase: MLNMDNIKFSKLVENLQQGIGIIDEQYAIIYCNLAFAHMFDMPKNDMLGKKLYKIIDTNKREIFKQYFSIDKKIKKPAFDIQIVTKDGQHKDILINIYPNIVNETDDYIGWVITADDITEQKKAEKNMRYFVFHDSLTGLYNRAYFDEQMARINKDLKRFSPLSIISIDLDGLKIINDTCGHEAGDVALKKAADIISSVFRKTDVVARIGGDEFCIILPDTSYEVAASKKAVLLSMIDEYNAKCENNSIPISISIGVAAIQNINDETIYDIYQLADSDMYKDKLGNLSICEDRIVPMIEYILKKKQIMDEARINRLLMLVNMMADELDLPEELRDNLIMLSKIHDVGKAAIPAEEFIDISPLIEEKYEILKNHSQIGHNIILRNSQLTNMARLVLHHHEKWDGTGYPSGLKGYDIPIECRILSIIEEYDTLMNPFGSELPLTKEKALENIKKESGIKFDPILVQRFVDVMETKGY, translated from the coding sequence ATGTTAAATATGGATAATATTAAATTTTCAAAACTGGTTGAAAATTTACAGCAGGGTATTGGCATAATAGATGAGCAATATGCTATTATATACTGCAATTTAGCATTTGCCCATATGTTTGATATGCCTAAGAATGATATGCTAGGTAAGAAACTCTATAAAATTATTGATACCAATAAGAGAGAGATTTTTAAGCAATACTTTTCCATTGATAAAAAAATAAAAAAACCTGCTTTTGATATACAAATAGTCACAAAAGATGGCCAGCATAAAGATATTTTAATAAATATATATCCTAATATAGTTAATGAAACAGATGATTATATTGGCTGGGTGATTACAGCAGATGATATAACTGAGCAAAAAAAGGCAGAGAAAAATATGCGCTATTTTGTATTTCATGACAGCTTAACGGGCCTATACAATAGGGCTTATTTTGACGAGCAAATGGCAAGAATAAACAAAGATTTAAAGAGATTTAGTCCCCTTAGTATAATATCTATAGACTTGGATGGGTTGAAGATAATAAATGATACATGCGGTCATGAAGCAGGTGATGTTGCTTTAAAAAAAGCTGCAGATATAATATCAAGTGTGTTTAGAAAAACAGATGTAGTAGCCAGAATAGGTGGGGATGAATTTTGTATAATTCTTCCCGATACGAGCTATGAAGTGGCGGCTTCGAAAAAAGCTGTATTGTTATCTATGATAGATGAGTATAATGCTAAATGTGAAAATAATAGCATTCCAATAAGTATATCCATAGGGGTGGCAGCTATTCAGAATATCAATGATGAAACCATATATGATATATATCAGCTGGCAGACAGTGATATGTATAAAGATAAGTTGGGCAATTTATCCATTTGTGAGGATAGAATAGTGCCTATGATAGAATATATTTTAAAAAAGAAGCAAATCATGGATGAGGCAAGGATAAACAGATTACTAATGCTGGTGAACATGATGGCAGATGAGCTTGATCTACCAGAAGAGCTAAGAGATAATTTGATAATGCTTTCAAAAATACATGATGTAGGTAAGGCTGCCATACCAGCAGAGGAATTTATAGATATCAGTCCGCTTATAGAAGAAAAATATGAAATTTTAAAAAATCACAGTCAGATAGGGCATAATATAATTTTGCGAAACAGCCAGTTGACCAATATGGCTAGGTTAGTCCTCCATCATCATGAAAAATGGGATGGTACGGGATATCCTTCAGGGTTAAAGGGCTATGATATACCTATAGAATGTAGAATATTATCTATTATAGAGGAATATGATACTCTAATGAATCCATTTGGTAGTGAATTGCCATTGACCAAGGAAAAAGCGCTTGAAAATATAAAAAAAGAATCAGGGATAAAATTTGATCCAATATTAGTTCAACGCTTTGTAGATGTAATGGAAACTAAGGGATATTAA
- a CDS encoding NUDIX hydrolase, whose amino-acid sequence MKIISKEKVYKGPIFDVYHDKVLLENGRTTYRDAVKHHPAAAIAAIDDEGYILMVEQYRYPIGQKLLELPAGLVDPGEQPSDAAKRELWEETGYEAKSWRELGSFFSSPGGHDEKIFLYLATDIEKVSKQHLDKNEILTFRRVKFGDVLSMAKNGQILDGKTIIAVLIIESLKLC is encoded by the coding sequence TTGAAGATTATATCAAAAGAAAAGGTATATAAAGGACCAATCTTCGATGTATATCATGACAAGGTGCTATTAGAAAATGGTCGTACTACCTATAGGGATGCGGTAAAACATCATCCGGCAGCTGCTATAGCTGCAATCGATGATGAAGGATATATTCTTATGGTTGAGCAGTACAGGTACCCAATAGGACAAAAGCTTTTGGAGTTGCCTGCAGGACTTGTTGACCCTGGAGAGCAGCCTTCAGATGCTGCAAAGCGTGAATTATGGGAAGAGACTGGATATGAGGCTAAAAGTTGGCGGGAGCTTGGAAGCTTTTTTAGCTCTCCTGGGGGGCATGATGAAAAGATATTTTTATATCTTGCTACTGACATAGAGAAGGTGTCAAAGCAGCACCTTGATAAAAATGAAATTCTAACCTTTAGGAGAGTAAAATTTGGAGATGTCTTAAGTATGGCTAAGAATGGCCAAATTTTGGATGGCAAGACAATTATAGCTGTATTAATCATTGAAAGTTTAAAATTATGTTAG
- a CDS encoding SPFH domain-containing protein, translating to MILYILLAIILISVLLSIKVVNTGYVFVVERFGQFYKVLEPGWHMVLPYVDFVRARISTKQQILDIEPQSVITKDNVKISIDNVIFYKVMNARDAVYNIESYRSGIIYSAITNVRNIVGSMTLDEVLSGRDQINRELLTIVDNITDSYGIKIMSIEIKNIVPPAEIQQAMEKQMKAERDKRAAILQAEGQKQSAIAMAEGKKEAEILSAEAEKEANIRRAEGAREAQLLEAQGKADAIRAIADAEAQAISRVNKSIIESGTNEVVIALKQVDALSKMADSPSSKLIIPNETLTSLGSLAAIAETLKLNKESTEKGEK from the coding sequence ATGATTCTTTATATTCTTTTAGCCATTATACTAATTTCCGTTTTACTATCTATAAAGGTAGTTAATACTGGATATGTATTCGTAGTAGAACGTTTTGGACAGTTTTATAAGGTATTAGAGCCTGGATGGCACATGGTTTTACCATATGTGGATTTTGTAAGGGCTAGAATATCAACTAAACAGCAGATACTTGATATTGAGCCACAATCGGTTATTACCAAAGACAATGTAAAAATCAGCATAGATAATGTTATATTCTATAAGGTAATGAATGCAAGGGATGCAGTGTATAATATAGAGAGCTATAGATCAGGTATTATATATAGTGCTATCACCAATGTAAGAAATATTGTAGGATCGATGACTTTAGATGAGGTTTTATCTGGGAGGGATCAGATAAACAGGGAACTTTTGACTATAGTAGACAATATAACTGACTCCTATGGAATAAAAATCATGTCCATAGAGATAAAAAATATAGTACCTCCTGCAGAAATTCAACAGGCAATGGAAAAACAGATGAAGGCAGAGCGGGATAAAAGGGCAGCTATACTTCAGGCAGAGGGACAAAAGCAAAGTGCTATAGCTATGGCAGAGGGTAAGAAGGAAGCTGAGATCCTTTCTGCGGAAGCCGAAAAGGAAGCCAATATAAGACGTGCAGAAGGTGCAAGGGAGGCACAGCTTCTAGAAGCACAAGGTAAGGCAGATGCTATTAGGGCTATAGCAGATGCAGAAGCTCAGGCCATATCAAGGGTAAATAAGTCTATTATAGAGTCTGGCACAAATGAAGTAGTAATAGCATTAAAGCAGGTAGATGCCTTATCTAAGATGGCAGATAGTCCTTCAAGCAAGCTCATAATACCGAATGAAACATTGACATCTTTAGGTAGCTTGGCAGCTATTGCAGAGACACTTAAGCTCAATAAGGAATCAACTGAAAAGGGTGAAAAATAG
- a CDS encoding NfeD family protein, with amino-acid sequence MLKWWIIISIVALVIDATTSNLFFICFTFGGIIAMITALFGFPPFWQSVIFGIVTILSLASIIPFLKKQFKSSIPEFKSAESRLVGREMIVDTDIQDEATISIDSIYWTVKNTGEPLKAGDAVIITGIEGSKLLIKKLNEQGGDM; translated from the coding sequence ATGCTAAAATGGTGGATTATAATATCCATTGTCGCACTAGTTATAGATGCGACCACTAGCAATTTATTCTTTATATGTTTTACTTTTGGTGGTATTATTGCCATGATAACTGCACTCTTTGGTTTTCCTCCTTTTTGGCAATCGGTAATATTTGGAATAGTAACTATTTTATCTTTGGCATCAATTATACCGTTTCTAAAAAAACAATTTAAAAGCTCAATACCGGAATTTAAGTCTGCTGAAAGCCGTCTTGTAGGGCGGGAGATGATAGTTGATACAGATATACAGGATGAAGCTACCATTTCCATAGATAGTATATATTGGACGGTTAAGAATACGGGTGAGCCTTTAAAGGCGGGAGATGCAGTTATAATTACAGGCATAGAAGGTAGTAAATTGCTAATAAAAAAATTAAATGAGCAAGGAGGAGATATGTAA
- the kamA gene encoding lysine 2,3-aminomutase has product MRDYKDIKPWSDVTKEQWDDWRWQIKNRITDTKTLKKVISISTDEEEEINACLNKFRMAITPYYASLIDQDNPNCPIKAQCIPDIRELTILPYELSDPLDEDGLSPVPNIVHRYPDRVLFLLTNKCSMYCRHCTRRRMVGQEDCDITYESFEQAVEYIKSNKNIRDVLLSGGDPFILSDEFLERIISILRDIPHVEIIRIGTRTPVVLPMRITDELLAMLKKYQPIWINTHFNHPNEITEYSIQACEKIVDAGIPLGNQTVLLKGVNDDKETIKELFLKLVKMRVRPYYLYQCDLSQGIWHFRTSVEAGVDIMRSLRGYISGYAVPTFVMDAPGGGGKIPINPEYVVDIDDRDIVMKNYKGDIYTYPNIH; this is encoded by the coding sequence ATGCGAGATTATAAGGATATTAAACCATGGTCAGATGTAACAAAAGAGCAATGGGATGATTGGAGATGGCAGATAAAGAACAGAATAACTGATACCAAAACTCTTAAAAAGGTGATAAGTATTTCAACTGATGAAGAGGAAGAGATAAATGCCTGTCTGAACAAATTTCGTATGGCTATTACCCCATATTATGCCAGCCTTATTGACCAGGACAATCCTAATTGTCCTATAAAAGCCCAATGTATCCCGGATATCAGGGAACTTACCATATTGCCATATGAGCTATCTGATCCACTTGATGAAGATGGTCTATCACCTGTACCCAATATAGTGCATAGATATCCTGATAGAGTACTCTTCCTATTAACCAACAAATGTTCTATGTATTGCAGACATTGTACGCGCAGACGGATGGTTGGTCAGGAGGATTGTGACATAACCTATGAATCGTTTGAACAGGCAGTAGAGTATATAAAAAGTAATAAGAATATAAGGGATGTGTTACTGTCAGGTGGTGACCCATTTATACTCTCCGATGAATTTTTAGAACGTATTATATCTATTTTAAGGGATATACCACATGTGGAGATAATACGAATAGGTACCCGCACTCCAGTAGTTTTGCCAATGCGTATAACGGATGAACTGCTTGCCATGCTCAAAAAATACCAACCTATTTGGATAAATACACATTTTAACCACCCAAACGAGATAACGGAATATTCCATACAGGCTTGTGAAAAAATAGTGGATGCCGGTATACCTTTGGGAAATCAAACGGTACTTTTAAAGGGAGTAAACGATGACAAGGAAACTATAAAAGAGCTATTTTTAAAACTTGTAAAGATGCGAGTAAGGCCATATTATCTATACCAGTGTGATTTATCACAGGGCATATGGCATTTTAGAACATCGGTCGAGGCAGGTGTTGATATAATGAGAAGTCTAAGGGGTTATATATCAGGATATGCTGTTCCTACATTCGTAATGGATGCTCCCGGTGGAGGAGGAAAGATACCTATAAATCCAGAGTATGTAGTGGATATAGATGACAGGGATATAGTGATGAAAAATTACAAGGGTGATATATATACCTATCCAAATATACATTGA
- a CDS encoding D-alanine--D-alanine ligase family protein has protein sequence MIKLEKESEPIPLYTIGITYNVKKGLQSDVEDEEAEYDSLDTVLTIKNTIEDLGCNVELLEADDYLFDRLKDTNLDMVFNIAEGRLGRGREAQVPSILNFFNIPFTGSDETTLCVALDKALCKRIIATAKVRTPKYQEISNISQKVNSKLKFPMIIKPNAEGSSKGITDVAVADNMDMLNSILNKNLQKYNQPMLIEEFIRGREFTIGILGNGGDVKVFSPMEISYKNDCSGYGIYSYNVKCNYKDYIEYICPARINGCIADKMTHAALKIYNTLKCRDFSRIDFRLAQDGTIYFIEINPLPGLTPGYSDYPMLASMCGMDYKSLIKGILNSALKRYNMRGL, from the coding sequence GTGATAAAATTGGAAAAGGAAAGTGAGCCTATACCACTTTATACCATAGGCATAACTTATAACGTAAAAAAGGGACTACAGTCCGATGTAGAAGATGAAGAGGCTGAGTATGACAGCCTTGATACTGTTCTAACAATAAAAAATACCATTGAGGATCTAGGATGTAATGTAGAACTTTTAGAAGCTGATGATTATCTTTTCGATAGGCTTAAGGATACTAATCTAGATATGGTATTTAATATTGCAGAAGGTAGATTAGGGAGGGGGCGAGAGGCCCAGGTACCATCAATACTCAATTTTTTCAACATACCTTTTACAGGTTCTGATGAAACAACCTTGTGTGTAGCCCTTGATAAGGCATTATGTAAGCGTATTATAGCTACGGCAAAGGTTAGAACACCAAAATATCAAGAGATATCCAACATATCACAAAAGGTCAATTCCAAGTTAAAGTTTCCAATGATAATAAAACCAAATGCGGAGGGTTCAAGTAAGGGCATAACAGATGTGGCGGTTGCTGACAATATGGATATGCTTAATAGTATTTTAAATAAAAATCTACAAAAATATAATCAGCCAATGCTTATAGAAGAGTTTATAAGGGGTCGGGAGTTTACGATAGGTATTTTAGGTAATGGTGGGGATGTAAAGGTATTTTCACCGATGGAGATATCATATAAAAATGATTGCTCAGGGTATGGCATATACAGTTATAATGTAAAATGTAATTATAAGGATTATATAGAGTATATTTGTCCTGCCAGAATAAATGGGTGTATAGCAGACAAGATGACCCATGCTGCCCTTAAAATATATAATACATTAAAGTGCAGAGATTTTTCCAGGATAGATTTCCGATTGGCTCAAGATGGTACTATATACTTTATTGAAATCAATCCACTTCCAGGATTGACACCAGGTTATAGTGACTATCCCATGTTGGCTTCTATGTGTGGAATGGATTATAAATCCCTTATAAAGGGCATATTAAACAGCGCCTTAAAACGCTATAATATGAGGGGGCTATAG
- a CDS encoding rhomboid family intramembrane serine protease — protein MIPLRDTVRSEKPPVVTKTIVILNTIIFIYQALMPQQEMVQFIYRYGLIPVKLHEHHLPLITSVFLHGSWLHLLGNMWSLWLFGDNVEDSMGHFKFLVFYLLCGIASGYTHTAFNAVSDVPTIGASGAVAGVMGAYFLLYPHARIVTLIPTFFVFPMFIRVPAVIFLFFWFLSQLYSGTVNWILGSAAGGVAWWGHVGGFLSGMFLQNFFRTKDYY, from the coding sequence GTGATTCCACTAAGGGATACGGTTCGGAGTGAAAAACCTCCTGTAGTTACAAAGACTATAGTAATATTAAATACGATAATATTCATATACCAGGCATTGATGCCGCAACAAGAAATGGTCCAGTTTATCTATAGATATGGGCTTATCCCTGTAAAGCTGCATGAGCACCATCTGCCCCTTATAACAAGTGTGTTCTTGCATGGAAGTTGGTTGCATTTGCTTGGAAATATGTGGTCTTTGTGGCTGTTTGGCGATAATGTAGAGGATAGCATGGGGCATTTTAAATTTTTGGTATTTTATTTATTATGTGGTATAGCGTCAGGATATACCCATACTGCATTTAATGCAGTTTCAGATGTTCCAACTATAGGTGCATCGGGTGCAGTTGCAGGGGTTATGGGTGCATATTTTCTTCTATATCCACATGCCAGGATTGTAACTCTTATTCCTACGTTTTTTGTGTTCCCAATGTTTATAAGGGTGCCGGCAGTTATATTTTTGTTCTTTTGGTTTTTAAGCCAACTATATTCAGGTACTGTAAACTGGATACTAGGCAGTGCAGCAGGTGGAGTAGCCTGGTGGGGGCATGTAGGGGGATTTTTATCAGGAATGTTTTTACAAAATTTCTTTAGAACAAAAGATTATTATTGA
- a CDS encoding bacteriohemerythrin has product MAIVWRKDLEIGIEELDKQHKALIEHASDLLEACANGKGKEEVKDTLEFVSEYAVTHLKDEEAYQRKYNYPLYENHARVHKNFLEKVEQLKKQFEEEGPTLHFTIQFNREVVDWFINHISKMDKEFAKYVKENS; this is encoded by the coding sequence ATGGCTATAGTATGGAGAAAAGATCTTGAAATTGGTATAGAGGAATTGGATAAGCAGCATAAGGCTCTTATAGAACATGCCAGTGATCTTCTGGAAGCATGCGCTAATGGTAAGGGGAAAGAAGAAGTAAAGGATACTCTTGAGTTTGTATCTGAATATGCTGTTACTCATTTGAAAGACGAGGAAGCCTATCAAAGAAAATACAACTATCCCCTGTACGAAAATCATGCAAGGGTGCATAAAAACTTTTTAGAAAAAGTTGAGCAGTTAAAAAAACAGTTTGAAGAAGAAGGTCCTACCCTCCATTTTACGATACAATTCAATAGAGAAGTTGTAGATTGGTTTATTAATCATATAAGTAAAATGGATAAAGAATTTGCTAAATATGTTAAAGAAAATAGTTGA
- a CDS encoding bacteriohemerythrin: MAIMWRKDLETGIESIDDQHKALIEQANILLEACAQGKGKEEVKETLDFLASYVVTHFKDEEAYQKKYNYPLYDLHAKVHEDFLQEVENLKQEFDEQGPTLRFTVQFNKRVVDWLINHIGKMDKEFAKYVKENYTQDK, encoded by the coding sequence ATGGCTATAATGTGGAGGAAGGATTTAGAAACGGGTATAGAGAGCATAGATGATCAGCACAAAGCTCTTATAGAGCAGGCCAATATACTTCTTGAGGCATGTGCCCAAGGTAAGGGCAAGGAAGAGGTAAAGGAGACGTTAGACTTTTTGGCCAGTTATGTAGTTACCCATTTCAAAGATGAAGAGGCCTATCAAAAAAAATATAATTATCCTTTATATGATTTACATGCAAAGGTGCATGAAGATTTTCTACAAGAGGTGGAAAATCTAAAACAGGAATTCGATGAGCAGGGACCAACCCTTAGGTTTACTGTACAGTTTAATAAGCGGGTGGTCGATTGGCTTATAAATCATATAGGCAAGATGGATAAGGAATTTGCTAAATATGTAAAAGAAAATTATACACAGGACAAATAA
- a CDS encoding GNAT family N-acetyltransferase, whose amino-acid sequence MSDMLVKLYDLPDNSENIKKLEEQGIYIKRALAPDKFKVVEYVRETFGDGWASECDVAFSNSPISCFIAVQDKKVIGFACYDATCKDFFGPTGIDENVRGKGIGKALLLACLHAMYEQGYAYAIIGGTGGAIPFYQKVAGATVIEDSVPGIYGRMIRY is encoded by the coding sequence ATGTCGGATATGCTAGTAAAGCTATATGACCTGCCCGACAATAGTGAAAATATAAAAAAACTTGAGGAGCAGGGCATATACATAAAAAGGGCGTTAGCACCAGATAAATTCAAAGTAGTGGAATACGTAAGGGAAACCTTTGGTGATGGTTGGGCTAGCGAATGTGATGTGGCTTTTTCAAATAGCCCTATATCTTGTTTTATAGCTGTGCAGGACAAAAAAGTGATAGGTTTTGCATGCTATGATGCAACATGCAAGGATTTTTTTGGACCTACTGGGATAGATGAGAATGTACGTGGCAAAGGTATAGGTAAGGCACTGTTACTGGCTTGCCTCCATGCAATGTATGAACAGGGATATGCATATGCTATTATAGGTGGTACAGGTGGTGCAATCCCATTTTATCAAAAGGTGGCGGGAGCTACCGTGATAGAAGATTCCGTACCAGGCATATATGGACGTATGATTAGATATTAA
- a CDS encoding chemotaxis protein CheW, giving the protein MAEQQFVVFRLGEEMYAAHIYNVQEIIFPEQPTKVPNNPDFIEGVIDYRGTMVPVMDLKKRFHLGEAAYKQGARFIIAEVGDVKAAFIVDEVTEVLRVDDSIIGEAPDMTKIKKEYISGMAKLKDKLVVILDLSKIFTVEEKEVISAL; this is encoded by the coding sequence TTGGCTGAGCAACAGTTTGTAGTATTTAGACTTGGCGAGGAGATGTATGCTGCCCATATATACAATGTACAGGAGATTATATTCCCAGAGCAGCCTACTAAAGTGCCAAATAATCCTGATTTTATAGAAGGGGTAATTGACTACAGGGGCACTATGGTGCCGGTTATGGATTTAAAAAAGCGGTTTCACCTTGGTGAGGCTGCCTATAAACAAGGGGCACGTTTTATAATAGCTGAAGTAGGAGATGTGAAGGCTGCATTTATTGTAGATGAGGTTACTGAAGTACTAAGGGTAGATGATTCTATAATAGGTGAGGCACCTGATATGACAAAGATAAAGAAAGAGTATATAAGTGGTATGGCAAAGCTTAAGGACAAACTAGTGGTGATCTTGGACTTGTCCAAAATATTCACCGTTGAGGAAAAAGAAGTAATATCAGCGTTATAA